ATTGCGCCCCTCGAACAAAACCACCTTCAGCCAGGAACCCTCAGGAGTGCTCCTTCTGTAAAAACTGGGGGCAGAGCTACGCTCCACCTCCGCTGGCAGGGTGGTATACCCCTCTAAGTCTACTCCGTCTCGCCAATATTGCAGGGTGGTCTGGCTGGGCTGCCCCTGAACCTGTACCCGATAGGTTTTGGGCAAATGGTAGCGCGGATGGGTCAATTTCAAAGTTAGGTTGCCATCATCACTCAGGAGCAGCGCCCCACTGCTGTCTGCATCCAATCGACCCACAGGATACAGGCGGATTTGGCTATGCCAAGGTTCGGGAAGTAAGTCCAGCACGGTCTTGCGTCCCAAGGGATCCGCACAGGTGGACAATACCCCCACTGGCTTGTGGAGGAGTAAAACATGGCGAACGGGATCCCGGGAAAAAGAGATCACCTGTCCGTCCACTTCGATGCGATCCCGATCGGGGTCAGCTTTGCAGCCCAGCTCCGTGACCACTTCCCCGTTGACCCGAATGCGACCGGCCACCATCCAGGCTTCCACTTGGCGACGGGAGGCCAATCCCTGCTGAGCTAACAGTTTCTGAAGCCGTTGTGGTTCTGCCATCGGCGTTTGGGCAGCGAAAGAAGGGGGAGCACTAAGCAGCAGAGCCCTCAGGGTTGGAGAGCAAATCGCCACCAGGACTGGGGGCCAATAGCAACATTTCCGGCTGTGACTCTGGCCCATCCCCTAAAAAAGAATAGCTGAGACCACAATCAAACTCTTCCGCCAGCCGACAGACTTCCTTAAGATCTCCCACCGACCAAATGCTCCAACTGCTGCGAATCTGGTCATCCACCCACACTTCCACACGATTGCCCTCGATGTGAATGATGCGCTTGGGGTTGGCTTCTGAAGGGCGGCCCATTGCCTTTGTGTCAGGAGATTCTTGCCCTAAGGCCCCCAGAGCGGTCATCAACTGCGGTAGAGCCAGTAAAAGGTGCTGAGCGGCTTGCTGCGGCTGC
This is a stretch of genomic DNA from Synechococcus sp. Nb3U1. It encodes these proteins:
- a CDS encoding pseudouridine synthase, translated to MAEPQRLQKLLAQQGLASRRQVEAWMVAGRIRVNGEVVTELGCKADPDRDRIEVDGQVISFSRDPVRHVLLLHKPVGVLSTCADPLGRKTVLDLLPEPWHSQIRLYPVGRLDADSSGALLLSDDGNLTLKLTHPRYHLPKTYRVQVQGQPSQTTLQYWRDGVDLEGYTTLPAEVERSSAPSFYRRSTPEGSWLKVVLFEGRNRQIRRVAERLGHPVLTLHREAIGSLRLGNLKPGQFRQLEPHQVQALLAPFPWR